The following nucleotide sequence is from Osmia lignaria lignaria isolate PbOS001 chromosome 16, iyOsmLign1, whole genome shotgun sequence.
CTGGTGTGAGTCTCGGCAAAGGCTTCGAACCGAATGCTTCGTTCGCTCTCGCGCTTCCTGGTCTTGAACTTTCGTCCTCGTGATCAGAATGATCCGGTGAATCCATAGGGGTGAAAAATGTTCCCGTAGGAGGTTCGATGCTTGTATACTGGCGTGTCTCCGACGTGACGCCTCGTAGAAGCGGTTCTCTTTCGCTATCAGCGAAATCTAAAATCAGTATCAAACTTCTATTCATGATTGGAAAACAAAATGattctttctttataaaaaGCAATAATGTATCGTACGCCTAAGCCAATTTCTAGCATGCGTTTCTTGAGGTAACACGCGAATGTCGAAGAACCAAGCTTCCACCCAAGGCAATACGAAGGACGTAAGGATAAGAAGAACTTGAAATACTGGTTGACTGCATGTTGACCACtagggaaaaaagagaaacataaCATAAGTGTTTCACTACCGAAATTCAATTTGTCAAACGTAGGAATGGAAACTTACATCGAAAAGAAATACTTTAGCGATTAAGAAGGCACAGGTCGTGGCAGTCGTCAACTAGAACAAATATCGTACCTCTTTTATAAAAACATGAACGGTACTAGAATATTCTGACGAAATTTTACCACTTACAGCTACGATGACCCAATGGTCCAAACGAAGCAACGCGTAGAAGAGCAACAACACCGTGAACCTGCAAATCGCTGCCATCTGAGAAGATGAAATCCGTAAAATCTCTCTGTTCACGAGGAACACGATGAAACAATTATCACGAATCGAGCGTGTTAACACGAATACTTACCTGATTAATCGTAATCGTATACACTTACCACTATATCGAACAAAGACGTCTTTATGTGATAGTGGACTACTTGATTCATGAAAGCCGATTCCAAGCTCTCGCCAGCGATCTAAAAACATGATTACGATTAAGTACGAATGCAATCGAAGATCGTTGCGACGAAGGTGGACAGGATTATTTACCATCGTACAAATGAGCCACATAAGAAATGTGAGCAGAATGTCGAAGGTGACGAAGAGGCAAAAGAAACGTCTAACGTTCGACATCCTCCCGTTTTGCATTGCGCCCGCGATAAGATCCTCGCTAAGAATGATATCCGGGGTTCGAGTTATACTTTGCTGAGTGTACGAGCTCCTCTGGGAGTTAACAGAACCGGTCAACAGTGTCTCCGCTGCCGCTCTAATTTGCCTCTCGTCCTCTGCCATTCTACCAGCCTGCCTTTGATATCTGCGACGCCGATGGCCTGAAAAAATAAGAATTCAACACGGTTGGTAATTGCTATACGAAGATCGGTAGAGTTACGTTACATGGACAATACTTATTGTTATGAAAACACACCAATTATCGCaagttttttttccttttctttttctgttttttgaCGCTGGAAACGATTGCATTGTGCCCGCGACGTTTCGCTATCTTAACCCTTAATGGTTAATACTACTATTAATATTAGGATtagcaattttctttcttttttttttttaaatatctacgTATCTACCGCGTACTTGATacgcgataataataataaatcaaagaTCTTACATTTTCAATGTTTCGGGATGACCTGGACACAGGGGTTGCATGTCgaatattactatatatctatATGATAAAATACAGCTACGTCAATTTATGAGTAGATTAATTTTTGTACGACATATTTTAACAAAGAACacgaattataaaattatcGCAAACACTTTTACAGGAATAACTGAAATGGGTTGATAAGGAAAATGGAAAAGTGGAATTTTTATAGCCGCAGAGCATAAGAGAAACATTTGAATGAATTCGATTTGTGTGAGAAGTGATTATGTTTACATTCGTAGATAAAAGCGTTAGATGTGTGTGCACTGATAAATGATCAATCAGTGTTACTAACGTACGAACAACAAAAATGATCCAAGCTTTtgtatctaaataagtaaagaATATATTATCAAACAGGCGTAGATCACTTTATTGATGAatataacatttaaaaaaaatcattttagcGATTAATTACAGACATTAAAGACAGGAATTTTATTGAGTCATATGTAATGAATTCTTTCGTTCAATTGATATACAtcgtttattataaatataaaataatcatgtttttttttatacaagagGAATGTATAAAGTGTACGGAACGCAACAGCTGATACGGTCGATGGCCTTAACTTCTACACCAGTTTTTCGAAATACAACCATTATAAAGTGAATCGTACAGTCTTCTAGATCAGTGTATTCATATCGATATTTATAAGAATGATCTAATACAAATTAGAAAAATCAATGATAATGCGCTGATAACGATAGACCTCTCCTAGGGTATCCGTTCAATTGACAGTAATGACATATTCTAACCTCAAATACAACCGAGATGCTTTCCATCTATTTTCCATCTACAACAGACCGTTAATTTGTTGTACCATATCTTGAAGTAATTTTGTGGAAGACACCTTCAAATGGAATACATGTTCGGGTACATCGGTAAGTATTAAATACAAAGGAGTTAGGTcataataaaaaagaacaaaggTGCAGTGAATTGATGACTTTTGTTTACCGTTTAGCTCCTACGAATCCTCATAAATCCAATTGTGTTGGTAAAGAGCGAATTGTCAGTATATCGCACTCACGCATCATCCCGGGAGGAGCGATATTCAAAAAGattcttaattttcaatagcACCACAAATATCACAATCGTTGAATGTAACAGgaataaatataaagaaaatgcaGCTATGCATCTGCACGAGTTTCGAGTAAATTTTGCCTCGGAATGACGGTAGCGCCATACGAGAGAGCTGTGCATCGTGCCGTCTTCTTTACCGACAGTCTCACCTatgttaatttattcgtaatataaacatattTGCGAATCGTGTGTCAAAATGGGTACCAGATTAACATCCTGTGGGTCAGAtggaataaaacgagcacccagggGATGATGTACAACCTCCAGTTAGAAGAAATTTGAGAACTATgatttcgttcatttttcaCTCGCAAAAGACGTCAAAAacgtaaaacagaccacaaatttagtttctcattttttctgtagggcgcagttcattcgcagctcgtgtaCGTGAAGCGGCCTCGACGCTTGcgttgtattaaaatattatattaaattgtgtgTTAGGTATCAAAAGTACAagaaacagaagacaaagttgaagagaagaccggAGTCATAATTTCTGACATCATTTCCAcattgtcttcagaaatgcgtaagctgaaaatttatacccTATTTTGCCTACATAGACACGAATTAAAAcaacatatttctcatttattctgcttttatgatgataatttattaaataccattcatatcttatgtatttttctGTCTTATTCCCTATATTTCGgtgctttaaattgaaaaaagtaatcttgactttattacaatatggcgtcaatagttttcaattaaccttttccttattttagtattaaagttttGTAGCAATTTGAAGTTTCTATCAATGGTTGTGATTGGTCGTCCGTTATGGCGTCTTCCCATTTGGACCAATCAAATTCATCGTTGAAAGGGCTGGTGTgcggagtgtggtggagtgcgtcattcctcttcgaagcttcgtccgtttggcacgtgtctgcaacaggtaaaattaaattatcttgaaatattaaattaaattgccgatcggatgttgaaagtacaaaaaatagaaagaaacatcgaagaaaagtctgaattcttgatctttgacattaattcggtgTTCTTTTCgaaaatacgtgagttgaaaatttttgctctcgCCACGAATGTACAATAAGAgtggaacagcagaatctgaattatttccctttatatcaataatttctttaacattattgcattttttctcgttttcaatacatatttctcataatttattgttataaatcgtgatacttgattttctcgttttttactattatagcgatataaatacgaattaaaataacatttccttcatttattctgcttttatatcaataatttcttaaatcccgtcaatatcttatattttttctactttgtttcctatattttcATGTTTTAACCTGAGAAAAAtaatcttgactttatttcaatatggcgtcgatagtttttaacgaacctttcccttacgattaatattaaagtttcgaagcaataCGAAACTTCTatcaatggctgtgattggtcgtctaTTATTGCGTCTtaccatttcgaccaatcaggtTTATCGTTGTAGGGTGCAATGGGCGGAGTGTGGTGGCGTGCAACAGTCGTCTTCGAAGCTGCGTCTATTTAGCACGTGTCTGcgacaggtaagattaaattatctttaaatactaaattaaattgccgatcgggtgttaaaagtacaaaaaacagaaagaaacatcgaagagaagtctgaattcttgatctttgacattaattcggcgtTCTTTTCgaaaatacgtgagttgaaaatttttgctctcgCCACGAATGTACAATAAAAgtggaacagcagaatctgaattattttctcttttatattattaagttcctaaacattattgaatgtttttagtactgttttacacaatttgctgtttttaatttaataacgttgtttcttgagcatcgtaagtAATATTACTCCTGTTTAGACCTGTTCGTGTACTTGCTTAGGTATCGGCCAATAGCGGAATTTACCGAAGAATGCCGAAGCGATGCCGACCGGTCTTCGtcgggaaggaaggtctcgccatttctctcgcgaacgtcgaagtAACAGGACGTATTGAGAGCATCCTTCCGTATAAATAGTAGGTACTTACGTATTGTAtctgttaaaatattttacataaattatagttcgatcgtttattaataataacttcATTATTgtggattaaattttatttacataaattcgtatttcttttttgttacagatatttgatggatattgaaagccGTGACATCTAATAtgggtttgaaatagaatttcgtaagaatttattgttttaatttattgtaatcgattattaacatttattattactttttttttatcgagtcgttgttaattataagcatttttgataattaattggtaccaacgtcaagaaagaaaaattaaagacatttttttgctttaattaattcatagaaaaagaataattaatttttcattttattagatAATTTCGTCTAGTATTTTAATagatttgttttaaattagaacaaaattgaaataattcgtattttactgcaaatgattgcttctcttctgcgattataaattattttaaacaatctatttttgtcaaatcgtagtaattatattataatatccagctctcgatgcaagtttaaattgaaatagaatcacgtttttaaatcacatgctgttcaagcatgattaattattaaactttgcttattgaaaagaattagataatttataaatcatgccATAATAGAATTTCCATCAATTTGTAATATGCTTACAATCATAACAACAAAAATCCTCTGCTTTAATACAATagtctattatctttattacaaaatgattttctatcgatgtaatattcattgaaataattgtcaacaatcatttaaaacatttcatttcaatctaggatgaatattcagctttaacaatatttgtgctcgtcgaatatatttcacgaacatagatattttcatttacaagtcattaataacagtatttccattACGAATgctcaataagaagaatgttgttttgtatatttccacccagcccatccctgctcactaagtttttctttcaggaattgttgtggccgcgcgcaatgcggtcggtagagtcagtgtttgtacgaacacatttccaatgttttgatttattcaagggtgaac
It contains:
- the Start1 gene encoding steroidogenic acute regulatory protein-like, with product MAEDERQIRAAAETLLTGSVNSQRSSYTQQSITRTPDIILSEDLIAGAMQNGRMSNVRRFFCLFVTFDILLTFLMWLICTMIAGESLESAFMNQVVHYHIKTSLFDIVMAAICRFTVLLLFYALLRLDHWVIVALTTATTCAFLIAKVFLFDWSTCSQPVFQVLLILTSFVLPWVEAWFFDIRVLPQETHARNWLRHFADSEREPLLRGVTSETRQYTSIEPPTGTFFTPMDSPDHSDHEDESSRPGSARANEAFGSKPLPRLTPELVEDYKRKANVLVQNCHDLLQSTDWQIESILPNGDIIFYMHHPKIDGKIFKIVGFIEAPASVLADQLFNDIESLPTWNKLVVESKKLLHIDDDTDIIYQATGPQGGGAISARDFVILRHRTQYGNYYISSGTSVPFPVQHRNKYVRAENNISCWAAEELLGEKNGCRFTWIINTNLKGWIPQKLVDKSMSAALVDFMSYVRNYVDEMQKTFA